The nucleotide window CTACACCGAGCGCTACATGGGATTGCCCAAGGACAACTCCAAGGGCTACGACGATTCCATCGTGAGCGCTGCCGGAAACCTGCATGGGTCGCTCTTCCTCGTGCACGGCACGAGCGACGACAACGTACATTTTCAGAACACCATCCAGATGACCGACGCGCTGATCAAAGCCGGCAAGCCATTCCGCCTGATGGTGTATCCAAACAAAACGCACGGCATCTCCGGAGCCGATGCCCGGTCCCACCTGTTTCACATGATGGAAGATTTTTGGAATAAGGAATTGAAATAGAAGCAGCTGTGAGCGCACAGCACCGGCGGTTCGCACCAGTTCGGCAAGCCGGCTTTCACGGAGAACAAGCTAGAAGCTAAGAGCTAGCAGCTAGAAGCTGATTTATGCACCGCACCACTCTCGGCGATTTCGAATTAACGGTTGTCTCTGATGGGACATATTCGTCCGATGGTGGCGCATTCTTTGGCGTGGTTCCGAAGACGATGTGGTCGAAGAAGGTCGTGGCCGACGATCAGAACCGCATTGTCGTCGGACTGAATTCACTGCTCGTCCGCACCGGCAAAAAGAACATCCTCATCGAGACCGGCATCGGCAACAAACTTTCGGACAAACTGATCGCCGTCTACGGACAGCCTGCAAAGCTGCTCGACAATCTGCATGCTGCCGGCATCGCCCCCGAAGACATCGACATTGTCATCAACACGCACCTGCACTTCGATCACTGTGGATGGAATACGGTGCAACGCGGAGACAAATTTGTCGCCACCTTCCCCAACGCCAAGTACTACGTGCAGGAAAAAGAGTGGGACCACAGCCGCCTGCAACTCGAACGCGACGCGATCAGCTACATGAGCCCGAACTACGATCCACTCCTCGAAAACGGACAGATGGTACTCCTCAGCGGCAATCTCGAACTGTTGCCTGGAATCTCGGTGAAAGTTTTTCCCGGCCACACTGCAAATATGCAGGCGGTGATCGTCGAAAGCGGTGGCAAGAAGGCCTGCTATATCTCAGATTTGATCCCCACCAGCGCGCATCTTCATCCCACATGGGTGATGGCTTTTGATCTGTATCCACTCCAGACGATCGAAAGCCGCAAGAAGTATTACGAGGAAGCAATCCCGGAAAAATGGCTGACGGTGTTTACCCATGATCCGCAGACGCCTTGGGGATATGTCAAGCGCGACGAAAAAGGAAAGCT belongs to Acidobacteriota bacterium and includes:
- a CDS encoding MBL fold metallo-hydrolase, whose translation is MHRTTLGDFELTVVSDGTYSSDGGAFFGVVPKTMWSKKVVADDQNRIVVGLNSLLVRTGKKNILIETGIGNKLSDKLIAVYGQPAKLLDNLHAAGIAPEDIDIVINTHLHFDHCGWNTVQRGDKFVATFPNAKYYVQEKEWDHSRLQLERDAISYMSPNYDPLLENGQMVLLSGNLELLPGISVKVFPGHTANMQAVIVESGGKKACYISDLIPTSAHLHPTWVMAFDLYPLQTIESRKKYYEEAIPEKWLTVFTHDPQTPWGYVKRDEKGKLGLAKLA